AACCTTAGGGCCTGATTTACCTCGAAGAAGTGGAAGTGGGCGCCTATCTGGACAGGCCGGTCCCCTGTGTTGGCCACTAGAAGTTCCTCTGTCCTGCGACCCTCGTTGACCACAATGTCGCCGTCGGCGGGAATGATCTCTCCAGGGACCAGGGGGGTAAGAGACGATGAGCCGGACATCGCAAGACTCCCTCCTATTTTATGGGTTCATGAACGGTAACCAGCTTCGTGCCGTCGGGAAAGGTGGCTTCGACTTGGACCTCATCTATCATCTCGGCCACTCCATCCATGACGTCATCGCGGGATAAGATTGTAGTCCCTGCTTGCATCAACTCGACAACGGAACGTCCATCGCGGGCACCCTCCACCATGGCGGATGAAATGACCGCGACCGCTTCAGGATAGTTTAGCTTAAGGCCCCTTTGTCGTCGAGCCTTTGCCACCTCCGCCGCCATGTATACTAATAGCTTTTCTTGCTCCCGGGGAGTGAGGTGCATGCTATCTTCCCTCCTTTCCTGACGGTGAAACCTTAGGGTTGGGATCCTCCTTTGCCGCCCTGCCGCCCGAGGTCCCCACCTTCCTGCCCTGCATGCGCTACACTGTGAGGTGCTTCTTTACGATTTCCTCGTCGATCTTCTCTGTGGAGCCCTCAGATACGATTGAGCCTCGTTCCATCACGTAGTATGAGTCGGCCAAGCGCCAGGCAAACGCCAGGTACTGCTCCACTAAGAGAATGGAGACCGTCCGCTGCTCTTTGAGGCGGCGGATGGCGTTTTCGATCTGTAGGATGATCGATGGTTGAATTCCCTCGGTGGGCTCATCGAGCAACAGCAGCTTGGGTCGCGCCACCAGAGCCCTGGCGATAGCCAACTGCTGCTGTTCACCCCCGCTTAGGTTTCCCCCCTGCCTGGACAATATGGACTGTAACGCCGGGAACAGCTCGAAGACGTCTTGAGGAACGGTATGGCCTCTTCCTCGGAGCGCCTCCAGGCCGAGTTGAAGGTTTTCTTGGACCGTGAGATTTGGAAAAATTTCCCGCCCCTGGGGCACGTAGCCCATCCCGCGCGCCGCCCGCTGAGAGGGGGGCCGCCTGGTGATATCTTCCTCTGCGAAGTGGATCTTTCCCCGTTTCGGCCTAAGCAGGCCGGCAATGCTCTTCAAGAGCGTCGTCTTGCCCATTCCGTTTCGCCCCATGAGACAAACCACCTGCCCTGGGGGGATGTGCAGGTTCACATCGCGTAGGATGTGACTCTCGCCATAATATACGTTGAGCATCTCAATGCGAAGCATGGCCCTCGTTTCCCCGTCCCAGGTAGAGCTCAATCACCCGAGAGTCGCTCTGAACCTTTTCCATTGGGCCTTCGCACAGGATCATCCCCTCGTGGAGCACCGTCACCTTCTTGGCAATCTGACGGACGAAGCTCATGTCGTGCTCAATGACAAGTATCGACTGGTCGGTGGCGATGGACTGAAGCAACCGCACGGTTTTTTCCCGCTCCCCTTCTGTCATGCCGGCGACGGGCTCGTCGATGAGTAGCAGGTCCGGGTCCTGGACGATGACCATCCCGATCTCCAACCACTGTTTCTCGCCGTGGGAGAGAAGACCAGCCTTCTGGTGGGTTTTGTGAGCTAGCCCAATGACTTCCAGAATGGCGTAAATTTGCTCAACGTCGGACGAGCTCAAGGGGTTGAAGAGCGTCGAAAAAACCTTCCGGTTCGTCTGATATGAGAGCTCCAGGTTCTCGAAGGCAGTGAAGTTCGTATACACCCCAGGGGTTTGGAATTTGCGCCCTATCCCAAGGTTGGCAATTTGATTTACCCGAAGGCCGTTGATTTCGGACCCCTTGAAGAGGACCCGGCCTTCTACAGGCTTCACCTTGCCGGTGATGACATCGAGGAGGGTGGTCTTTCCGGCCCCGTTGGGGCCGATCACGACCCGAAGCTCTCCCGGGTCCATAGAGAAATTCATCCCCTGGAGGGCTTTAAAGCCGTCGAAGCTCACGGTCACGTTTTCGACTCGCACAATGGGTTCACGCATTATGACGACCTTTGGGGGGCGGGGGAGGTTTCCTTGCCCACCGGCGCGGCGGTGGTGCGCCTGCGGAGGCGAAGATGCCGAAGAGAGCCCATGATGCCGTCGGGGATAAATAGGACGACCCCGACGAACAGAGAACCAAGGAAGATAAGCCACAGATCGGGGTAAGAGGTGGTCAGGAAGCTCCTTGCCCAGTTGACCCCGATAGCGCCAACCACAGCCCCCACCAGAGTTCCTCGACCCCCGACGGCAACCCAGATGACCATTTCGATTGACGGAATGACTCCTATTTGCGAGGGAGTAATGATGCCAACTTGGGGTACGTAGAGGGCTCCGGCCAGGCCAGCCAGGGCTGCGGAGACTACAAAGACGAAGAGTTTGTAGTTAGCCGGGGAGTAGCCGGAGAAACGGACCCGGTTCTCGTTATCGCGCGTGGCCGTCAAAACTTTACCCAGTCGGGACTTGGTGATCCATCGGCAGAGCAGGTAAGAGCCTATCAGACACAACACCGTGGTGATGTAGAGGCCCCGCTGGGTGCTAGGGCTGAGCAGGTCAAATCCCAAGACGGTCTTGAAATCCGTGAGCCCGTTGGTGCCTCCGAGGTTGAGTTCGTTCCGGTTGAACAGCAGCCATATTACAAGGGCCAGGGCCTGAGTGATGATGGCAAAATACACGCCTCGAATGCGACTACGGAATGCCAGAAAGCCGAAGACCAATGCAAAAAGGGCGGGCACGAGGAAAATCCCAGCCAGTGTGACTCCAAAGCTGTAAAAGGGTTTCCAGAAGAGGGGCAATGCCTTGACTTGGTTCCAGACCATGAAATCGGGCAACGTGCTCTGGTAGACACTTTGCTTGCCTATGGCCAACATGAGGTGCATCCCCATAACGTAGGCCCCCAGGCCGAAGAAGACACCTTGGCCTAAGCTCAAGATACCCGTATAACCCCAGATGAGGTCGATTCCGAGGGCCAATATTGCGTAGGCCAAAAATTTGCCAAAGAGGTTCAGGTAAAAATCGGGCAGGTAGAGGGAGGAGCCCTGAGCCGGGAGCGCGTTCAGCAAGGGTAAGACGAACAACAGCAAAACGGCAATGAGCCCTAAGGATATCTTCTCTGCTCGAGTCCAAGAGGCTGTCGCCGTAAGTTTCACGTATTACTTTCCTCCTTATCAGTATTCCGCCAGCCGGCCCTTGGCAGGAAAGAGCCCCGAAGGCTTCCATTGGAGGAAGAGGATGACCAGGACGACAATCAAAACTTTCCCAAAGACCGCACCAAAGCTCGGCTCCAGCAGTTTGTTCAACCCTCCGATCCCAAAGGCTGCGGCCAGAGTGCCAGCCAGCTTGCCAACGCCACCTGCCACGACCACCATGAAGGAATCCACAATGTAGTTCTGGCCGAGGTCGGGTCCCACGTTGCCCACCGTGCTCAGGGCGCAACCGGCCATGCCGGCCAGACCCGAGCCCAGGGCGAAGGTGTAGGTATCCACCTTGCGGGCAGGAATTCCCAAGCACGCGCTCATCTCCCGGTTCTGTGTGACCGCCCGCACCCGCAGGCCTGGTTTGGAGTGAAAGAGCAGGAGGTACGTCCCTACGAGGCTTGCCACCGCCAGGACAATGATGAAGAGGCGATTGTAGGGCAGCTGCACACCTACCATGGCCTGGAACCCGCCTCTGAGCCAACTAGGGGCCGTGACGTCCACGTTGGCAGCTCCGAAGATTAACCGGATGGCCTGCTGAAGGATAAGGCTCACTCCCCACGTGACCAGCAGGGTATCCAAGGGGCGACCGTAGAGGAATCGAATGACACTTCGCTCCATCACGAAGCCCATCGCGCCTGCCACCACAAAGGAGAAGGGAATGGCAAGTAAGAAGTAATAGTCAAACAAGTTCGCGGGAAGGTAGGTCTGAAACCAACCCTGCATGACAAAGGCCGAGTAAGCTCCCAACATCATCAGCTCACCGTGGGCCATGTTGATGACGCCCATGAGGCCGAAGGTTACGGCCAGGCCCAGGGCCATGAGCAGCAGAATGGAAGATAAGCTCAACCCACGAAACAGCGTGCCCACTACACTGGTGATCCCCTCCCACCGCTCGATTTGTTCAATGGCGACTTCCGCCGCCCGCTGAACGGAACCGTCGCTCGTTGCACTGTCCCCGCCAGCCGGTGCCTCCACTAAGCGCTGCAGAGTTGAGAGGGCAGTCTCGGCCCGTAGTTCACCAAGCCTTACAGCCGCTTCCCGCCGGACCTCAGGATTGTCATCCGACAGCTTTAGGAGGTTGATGGCTTCGTGGATGGCGTTCCGGATCCACCACGTGGGTTCTTTGGAAAGCGCTTCCTCCAGTAGGGGTATGAGTTCGGGACGGCCTAAGCTACCGAGCCTCGTTGCGGCAGACCGTCGCGTGTTGGGATCGAGGTCGAAAAGGTTGACTCGGCTTCGCAACTCATCAATTATCGGCTTCATGATGCGCCGCAAACGGCGGTCGGGCCAGATGGCTTCCAGCGCCGAGGTCTCGACGTAGATAGCCTGACCATCGTCAGACTGAATGATCTCTCCATTGTCCGCTCGGACAATGGAAACAACCTCCTTTTCATCGCGGGTAGCGTGTTCCCGGGCGATGACCGTCTCACGACCTCCGGAGGGTTGTCTCCATACGTAGAGGCTCCCTCCACGCAGGGCCTCGAGGACCGAAAGCACCCGGGGGTCGCCTAGCTTGCCCAAGGCGATGACGGCAGCCCTCTGGACAGCCTTGTCGGGGCTTGAGAGATCAGCGACGAGGCGAGCCAACTCAGTAGCCGGGCTACGCCCATGGGAGCTTGCCCCAGGCGGTTGAGAAGCCTTAGCGGCGACTGGCCAGAGAATTCCTATGCTCACCACCAAAAGGACGAATGCCCCCGAGAGGAGGATCGTGTGCGTGGAAAGTCTCGCCTTAGCTAGCATTGTTCTCAATTTATCTTATCAACTGCCCGGAGCAGAGGTCTTCCCTCCGCTCCGGGCGATTACCCGTAGACCTCCGCTAATCGACGGGTCGTGAAGTTTAGGTCTTTATGTACGTTCCCTTATGATCGACCCAGTCGCAGCCCTTGTCTGGGTTGGTGTATTCGCTCCACGGCTCAGGCGCCACCAGACCCTTGGAGCGCGAAACGGTGCGGAACTGCCCATCTGCGAGAATCTCTCCGATAAGGACCGGCTTGTGGGTGTGGTGGTTCCTCTCGTCCAGCTTCACCCAGCCGCCGGGGGCCAGGGTCTTCTGCCCGTAGGCCGCTTGACGAACGGCATCGACCTCAGTGGTACCCGCCTTCTCGACGGCCTGCTTCCAGAGGTATACGCCGAAATATGCCGCCTCGATGGGGTCATCGGTGACTCGCTTGTAGCCCCCAGGCAGCTTTTTGCGTTTGCAGTACGCCTTAAAGTTCTTCACGAACCGTTTGTTTTGGGGGGTGTCGACCGACTGGAAGTAGTTCCAGGCAGCAAGATGCCCCACCAAGGCGGAGGTATCCATTCCGCGGAGTTCATCCTCTGCCACGCTGAAGGCAATGATGGGGGCATCCTCGGATCTCAACCCCTGATTGGCGAACTCTTTGTAGAAAGGCACGTTGCTGTCGCCATTGATGGTGCTGATAACGGCAGCATCGCCGCCTGCGGCGAACTTTTTAATCTTGCCGATGATGGTCTGGTAGTCTTGATGGTGGAAGGGGGTGTACTCCTCCATAATGTTTTTCGGCGGCACACCCTTGGCCAGGAGCATAGCCCGGAGGATCTTGTTGGTCGTCCGGGGATAGACGTAATCTGTACCGAGGAGGTAGAATTTCTTGTATTCACCCCCCTCTTCGCTCATAAGGTATTCGACGGCCGGGACGGCTTGCTGGTTGGGGGCAGCCCCGGTGTAGAAGACATTTCGCGAACATTCTTCACCCTCATACTGCACAGGGTAGAAGAGCAGCCCGTTGTACCGCTCAAAGACGGGCAGCACCGACTTGCGGCTTACAGAAGTCCAGCAGCCGAAAACCACCGGTACCTTCTTCTGGAGCAAGAAGTACTTCGCCTTCTCGGCAAAGAGGTCCCAGTTGGAGGCCGGATCGACGACAATGGGCTTGATGGATCGGCCCAACACGCCCCCCTTGGCGTTGATCTCCTCCACAGCCATAAGGACCACATCTCGTAGGGAGACCTCGCTTATGGCCATCGTCCCGCTGAGGGAGTGAAGGACCCCTATTTCGATGGGGCCCTTGGCCGCGTGCGCGTACTTCGCTAAGGAAAGCCCTCCCAAAAGCGAAGCGGCCGTGGCCCCCATCCCGATCTTGGCGGTCCGCGCCAAGAAATCTCGGCGAGATAGATTTCTGGCCCCGCTGTTGTTGCTCTTAGTCGACATTACGTTTCCTCCTCCTTCTCCTTTCACCTTTGACGAACCATCGGGAAGGCGAACTAGTCTGTCGTTGGACCCACGGTCCTGGGTGTTGACCGCTTCCGTGAGGCTCACCTGCCCTTGGTCGGAGCCACCAAAAAATGGTGCCCCTGGAGTTCCATAGGAAGGCGCCGTTGCCTCGCAAGAAGGATACGCCGTTGTATCCTAAACCGCTTACTATGACGAATTACCTGACTGGTGGGAAAGGATACTTCGCTGTACCCCAACCCACTAACTATCCTTACTTAACAAGATACGTGCCAAATCCCTCCCTCATGGGTGCCAGCCTACTAATCCTTGCTTTTTAACATGTTATAGGTGCGACGAGAAAAAACCTGTTTTCAACATCGATTGTAGTTAGGCTGCGATTGCTCAACATTTAATCACCCCCGGGCGGTTTCGCGGCATTTGGTACTTGCTCCGAGACCTCCCCTTGCAGACACTGGATGCCAAGAATAATAGCTTCAGCCACCTCGTTTATCGGCTGGCGAGAGCTCATGCTGAGCCGCCGCATTTGGCTAAAGGCTTCCTGTTCGGTGATCTTCCGCTGCTCCATGAGGATGCCCTTGGCCCGCTCAATAACCTTCCTGTGCTCGAGTTTCCCTTCAAGTTCGCGGACCGCTCCACGTAGCATCTGAAGGTCTTCAAACCGCTTGAGGGCTATTTCGATGGTTGGTTGGAGCTCCTCGATATCAAACGGTTTCTTCATAAAGGCCATGATTCCTGCTTCTTTGGCCCGCTCGACAGTTTCAGCATCGCCGTACGCCGTCAGCAGGATAATAGCTGTGGGATGGTGTTCGTTGATGGCTCGGGATGCCTCCAAACCATCGGGTGCAGGAATCCGAGCATCCATCAGAATGATCTGCGGGCGTACTTGTAACGCTAGTTGGATAGCTTCCTCCCCGGTCTCCGCCGCCGCAACCACCGTATAGCCCAACGTCGGGAGGCTCTTGGTTAGGACCAGGCGGATGGACGGGTCATCATCCACGATGAGAACCGTCTTGCCTACCTGGCTACCTTGTTTATGATTTCTGGCCAATGGGCTTCGATCCTTCCTTAATAGCGTTTCCGGATTTGATGGTGGGCAGTGCCATCTGCTCGTCGGGGCAACCGTGGAATCCTGACCCTAGTCACTATTCAAGGGAGATTGGATAGCAAGGAACATGCCTCTCTTGCGCGTCTTCAAGAAGCGAGACTCCAACTCATGCTTTTTTAATACCTTGAGTACGGAATGCTTGCGTCGTTCCGTTCGAAGACCGATCTATCGGAATCAAGCTATGATTAGATATTAGGCAGGAATAAGCTTGAGTGACTAACTCTTGAAGCAAGCTTTGGCCTTCCATGGTCCTCTCAGAGGCACGACCCCATTGAAGCGCCATGCCCTAACGCTGGAGCCTGTACCTGTTGCAGGTTTGACGAAATCGCAGATAGATGTTCGGGGTGGGAGTAAAGGTCCGACCCAACCGTGCCGGTTTAATTAGTACGTATAGTCCCGTTAATATTAACTCAAGCCATCCAACAACTCCAAATCCAACCAAATTCGTGCCAACTTAGACTGAATTGATGAGGCGAGTTAAGTTGCTGCAAACTAAGCCGTTCCAGGGTCTTGGGGCGCTGGCTTGATTTGGCACCGCTCGAATTCAAATCCAGTGTGGCGTCGAGAGGCGTCAGGTGGGTTCGACTCCCACACGCTTCCGCCATAACTCTTTGTAGCTAAATGTGTTGGATGCGTGGGATGCGGGGAGGAAGGGTTCCTGTGGGTCTAAACAGGCGTGTTGACAGGAGCCGATGGTTGAGAGGTTAGGTTCCAATCAATTTGATCAGTTTGTCGACGCTTGCTTTCCCATCACCAAAAATCATCATCGTCTTCTGGTCGTAGAAGAGCTCGTTATCCACCCCCGAGAAGCCCGGGCTTAGGCTCCGTTTGCAGATGATGACGGTTTGCGCCATGTCCGCATTGAGGATAGGCATCCCGTAGAGCGGGCTGTCTTTTTCCGTTCGGGCGGCGGGGTTGATGACGTCGTTGGCTCCAATCACTAGCGCGACATCTGTATGTTGGAAGTCGTCGTTGATCTCGTCGAGATCGAGCAGAAGGTCGTAGGACACGTTCGCCTCCGCCAGCAGGACGTTCATGTGCCCCGGCATCCGACCAGCCACGGGATGGATGGCGTACCGGACGGTGGTTCCGTTATCTATCAGGAGCTTCGCCATCTCGTGCAAGGCGAATTGGGCTTGGGCGACGGCGAGCCCGTAGCCCGGAATTATGATGACCGACTGGGCGTCCTCCAGCATCATCGCCGCGTCTTCTTCGGAGTATTCGGTCACGTAGCGCTTTTCTGTCGTCCGGGCTCCCCCGTAAGCGTCAACACCTACCGCCCCAAATACGACGTTCAAAAGAGAGCGGTTCATGGCCACACACATTATATGTGTCAGGATCAGTCCCGAGGCGCCGACCAGGGCGCCGCTGACGATTAGGACGATGTTGGAGAGGACGAATCCAGTCATCGCGGCAGCTATCCCGGAGTATGAGTTCAGAAGGCAGATCACCACGGGCATATCGGCGCTTCCGATGGGGAGCACGAGCAACACCCCCAGCGCAGACGCAATGACCAAAATTAGCATCAGGCTCGTTACGTTGGAGTAATTTAACGTAAATACCCCACTCAAGACGAGGAACACGATGAACAGGATGGCGTTCAGCGGCTGCTGAAATTTGAACACCACTGGGGTGCCTTTAACTAGATCTTGTAATTTAGCGAATGCCACAAAGCTGCCGGTAAAGGTCAGTGAGCCAACAAACACACTGAGGATGATTGTAATTACTATATCGAGCCGTGGCACACCTACCAGCCGATAGTACTCTGCAATCGCCACCAGGGCCGAGGCCCCTCCGCCGAGCCCATTGAAAATAGCCACCATCTGCGGCATGGACGTCATCTGGACCCTCCTTGCCGTGATGGCGCCTATGGCGCTTCCAACGACGATCCCAACGATAATGAACTTGTAGTCGATAATCTGCTTATCGAGGAGGGTCACTAAGATAGCGATGGCCATACCAATAACGGCGAACAGGTTGCCGCGCCGCGCCGTCCTGGGCGAGCTCAGCTGTTTCAGTCCAAGGATGAAAAATACCGCAGAGAGGAGGTAGGCCAGATTTCGTGCAACTTCCATCGCCGTTTCCTTATCTTTACTTCTTGTCCCGCTTGAACCGTTCCAGCATCCGATCGGTGACCATGAAGCCCCCTACAACGTTGATAGTGGCGAATATGACGGCCACCGTGCCGAGGACGATACTGATGCCCTTGTGCCCGCTTCCGGCGCTGATCAACGAGCCGACCAGAGTAATGCCTGAAATTCCGTTGGAGCCAGACATGAGGGGGGTGTGAAGCAAGGGGGGCACTTTGGTTATCACCTCAAACCCGACAAATGCTGCAAGTACAAAGATATAGAACGAGACTAAGAGGACTCCTTCCATGCCGTCATCCTTCTTCCTGAAAAGCGTTATTCACCATCTCATTGACAATTTCACCGTTGTGTGTAATGCAGGCGCCCTTCGTGATTTCATCCTCGAAATCGAGAGCGCCATCTTCGTCACCGTACAAATTCCTGAACAAGTTGGTGATGTTCTTCGAATACATCTGGCTCGCATCGACCGGGAGCGTGGCCGGCAGATTCAGTGGGCCATAGATGGTAACACCGTGGCGCACAACATCTTTCCCGGCTTCGGTAAGCTCGCAGTTGCCACCATCTCCAGCAGCGAGGTCGATGATGACGGAGCCTTCCTTCATCTGCTGGACCATCTCTTCGGTTATCAAAACAGGGGCCCGTTTCCCAAAGATCTGGGCCGTTGAGATGACAGCATCCATTCTGTCCAGCCGACCTCCGATTATCTCCCGCTCTTTTAGCAGGA
The Nitrospinota bacterium genome window above contains:
- the urtD gene encoding urea ABC transporter ATP-binding protein UrtD, which translates into the protein MREPIVRVENVTVSFDGFKALQGMNFSMDPGELRVVIGPNGAGKTTLLDVITGKVKPVEGRVLFKGSEINGLRVNQIANLGIGRKFQTPGVYTNFTAFENLELSYQTNRKVFSTLFNPLSSSDVEQIYAILEVIGLAHKTHQKAGLLSHGEKQWLEIGMVIVQDPDLLLIDEPVAGMTEGEREKTVRLLQSIATDQSILVIEHDMSFVRQIAKKVTVLHEGMILCEGPMEKVQSDSRVIELYLGRGNEGHASH
- a CDS encoding response regulator codes for the protein MARNHKQGSQVGKTVLIVDDDPSIRLVLTKSLPTLGYTVVAAAETGEEAIQLALQVRPQIILMDARIPAPDGLEASRAINEHHPTAIILLTAYGDAETVERAKEAGIMAFMKKPFDIEELQPTIEIALKRFEDLQMLRGAVRELEGKLEHRKVIERAKGILMEQRKITEQEAFSQMRRLSMSSRQPINEVAEAIILGIQCLQGEVSEQVPNAAKPPGGD
- a CDS encoding urease subunit gamma — encoded protein: MHLTPREQEKLLVYMAAEVAKARRQRGLKLNYPEAVAVISSAMVEGARDGRSVVELMQAGTTILSRDDVMDGVAEMIDEVQVEATFPDGTKLVTVHEPIK
- a CDS encoding NAD(P) transhydrogenase subunit alpha, coding for MEGVLLVSFYIFVLAAFVGFEVITKVPPLLHTPLMSGSNGISGITLVGSLISAGSGHKGISIVLGTVAVIFATINVVGGFMVTDRMLERFKRDKK
- a CDS encoding NAD(P)(+) transhydrogenase (Re/Si-specific) subunit beta, with the translated sequence MEVARNLAYLLSAVFFILGLKQLSSPRTARRGNLFAVIGMAIAILVTLLDKQIIDYKFIIVGIVVGSAIGAITARRVQMTSMPQMVAIFNGLGGGASALVAIAEYYRLVGVPRLDIVITIILSVFVGSLTFTGSFVAFAKLQDLVKGTPVVFKFQQPLNAILFIVFLVLSGVFTLNYSNVTSLMLILVIASALGVLLVLPIGSADMPVVICLLNSYSGIAAAMTGFVLSNIVLIVSGALVGASGLILTHIMCVAMNRSLLNVVFGAVGVDAYGGARTTEKRYVTEYSEEDAAMMLEDAQSVIIIPGYGLAVAQAQFALHEMAKLLIDNGTTVRYAIHPVAGRMPGHMNVLLAEANVSYDLLLDLDEINDDFQHTDVALVIGANDVINPAARTEKDSPLYGMPILNADMAQTVIICKRSLSPGFSGVDNELFYDQKTMMIFGDGKASVDKLIKLIGT
- the urtB gene encoding urea ABC transporter permease subunit UrtB, producing the protein MLAKARLSTHTILLSGAFVLLVVSIGILWPVAAKASQPPGASSHGRSPATELARLVADLSSPDKAVQRAAVIALGKLGDPRVLSVLEALRGGSLYVWRQPSGGRETVIAREHATRDEKEVVSIVRADNGEIIQSDDGQAIYVETSALEAIWPDRRLRRIMKPIIDELRSRVNLFDLDPNTRRSAATRLGSLGRPELIPLLEEALSKEPTWWIRNAIHEAINLLKLSDDNPEVRREAAVRLGELRAETALSTLQRLVEAPAGGDSATSDGSVQRAAEVAIEQIERWEGITSVVGTLFRGLSLSSILLLMALGLAVTFGLMGVINMAHGELMMLGAYSAFVMQGWFQTYLPANLFDYYFLLAIPFSFVVAGAMGFVMERSVIRFLYGRPLDTLLVTWGVSLILQQAIRLIFGAANVDVTAPSWLRGGFQAMVGVQLPYNRLFIIVLAVASLVGTYLLLFHSKPGLRVRAVTQNREMSACLGIPARKVDTYTFALGSGLAGMAGCALSTVGNVGPDLGQNYIVDSFMVVVAGGVGKLAGTLAAAFGIGGLNKLLEPSFGAVFGKVLIVVLVILFLQWKPSGLFPAKGRLAEY
- the urtE gene encoding urea ABC transporter ATP-binding subunit UrtE: MLRIEMLNVYYGESHILRDVNLHIPPGQVVCLMGRNGMGKTTLLKSIAGLLRPKRGKIHFAEEDITRRPPSQRAARGMGYVPQGREIFPNLTVQENLQLGLEALRGRGHTVPQDVFELFPALQSILSRQGGNLSGGEQQQLAIARALVARPKLLLLDEPTEGIQPSIILQIENAIRRLKEQRTVSILLVEQYLAFAWRLADSYYVMERGSIVSEGSTEKIDEEIVKKHLTV
- the urtA gene encoding urea ABC transporter substrate-binding protein, with protein sequence MGATAASLLGGLSLAKYAHAAKGPIEIGVLHSLSGTMAISEVSLRDVVLMAVEEINAKGGVLGRSIKPIVVDPASNWDLFAEKAKYFLLQKKVPVVFGCWTSVSRKSVLPVFERYNGLLFYPVQYEGEECSRNVFYTGAAPNQQAVPAVEYLMSEEGGEYKKFYLLGTDYVYPRTTNKILRAMLLAKGVPPKNIMEEYTPFHHQDYQTIIGKIKKFAAGGDAAVISTINGDSNVPFYKEFANQGLRSEDAPIIAFSVAEDELRGMDTSALVGHLAAWNYFQSVDTPQNKRFVKNFKAYCKRKKLPGGYKRVTDDPIEAAYFGVYLWKQAVEKAGTTEVDAVRQAAYGQKTLAPGGWVKLDERNHHTHKPVLIGEILADGQFRTVSRSKGLVAPEPWSEYTNPDKGCDWVDHKGTYIKT
- the urtC gene encoding urea ABC transporter permease subunit UrtC, which produces MKLTATASWTRAEKISLGLIAVLLLFVLPLLNALPAQGSSLYLPDFYLNLFGKFLAYAILALGIDLIWGYTGILSLGQGVFFGLGAYVMGMHLMLAIGKQSVYQSTLPDFMVWNQVKALPLFWKPFYSFGVTLAGIFLVPALFALVFGFLAFRSRIRGVYFAIITQALALVIWLLFNRNELNLGGTNGLTDFKTVLGFDLLSPSTQRGLYITTVLCLIGSYLLCRWITKSRLGKVLTATRDNENRVRFSGYSPANYKLFVFVVSAALAGLAGALYVPQVGIITPSQIGVIPSIEMVIWVAVGGRGTLVGAVVGAIGVNWARSFLTTSYPDLWLIFLGSLFVGVVLFIPDGIMGSLRHLRLRRRTTAAPVGKETSPAPQRSS